From Curtobacterium sp. SGAir0471, the proteins below share one genomic window:
- a CDS encoding NAD-dependent epimerase/dehydratase family protein, with protein MRVLVTGASGFLGRATAAAVRDAGHDVRTFQRRPSGVDGVEDALGTMTDTAAVARAVAGVEAVVHLAAKVSLAGDPADFARVNVSGTSALLDAARATGVGRFVFVSSPSVAHTGSSLAGAAADPAEPTAARGHYARTKAAAELLALAADAPGFAVVAVRPHLVWGPGDTQLVGRIVDRARAGRLPLLDSGAALIDTLYVDNAASAMVAALEHAADDALHGNAYVVTNGEPRPVGELLAGICTASGVPAPRLHVPAALARAAGSVVEAAWRVRPGADEPPMTRFLAEQLSTAHWFDQRRTRAHLHWAPTVSIDEGLRRLRSGSSAAH; from the coding sequence GTGAGGGTCCTCGTCACCGGGGCCAGCGGGTTCCTCGGCCGGGCGACCGCCGCCGCCGTGCGCGACGCCGGGCACGACGTCAGGACCTTCCAGCGCCGGCCGTCCGGGGTCGACGGGGTGGAGGACGCCCTCGGCACGATGACCGACACCGCGGCGGTCGCGCGCGCGGTCGCCGGCGTGGAGGCCGTGGTGCACCTGGCCGCGAAGGTGTCGCTCGCCGGTGACCCGGCCGACTTCGCCCGCGTCAACGTCTCGGGGACGAGCGCGCTGCTCGATGCCGCACGCGCCACCGGTGTCGGGCGCTTCGTCTTCGTGTCGTCGCCGTCCGTGGCGCACACCGGGTCGTCCCTGGCGGGCGCCGCCGCCGACCCCGCCGAGCCGACGGCTGCGCGCGGGCACTACGCGCGCACGAAGGCAGCCGCCGAGCTGCTGGCGCTCGCGGCGGACGCGCCGGGCTTCGCGGTCGTCGCCGTCCGCCCGCACCTGGTGTGGGGGCCGGGGGACACCCAGCTGGTGGGCCGCATCGTCGACCGCGCACGCGCCGGGCGGCTGCCGCTCCTCGACTCGGGCGCAGCGCTCATCGACACCCTCTACGTCGACAACGCCGCGTCGGCGATGGTCGCCGCGCTCGAGCACGCGGCCGACGACGCCCTGCACGGCAACGCCTACGTCGTGACGAACGGCGAACCCCGACCGGTGGGGGAGCTCCTGGCGGGGATCTGCACGGCGTCCGGGGTCCCGGCACCGCGGCTGCACGTGCCCGCGGCGCTGGCCCGCGCGGCGGGCTCGGTCGTCGAGGCGGCATGGCGGGTGCGTCCCGGGGCGGACGAGCCGCCGATGACGCGGTTCCTCGCGGAGCAGCTGTCGACGGCGCACTGGTTCGACCAGCGGCGGACACGGGCCCACCTGCACTGGGCGCCGACGGTCTCGATCGACGAGGGGCTCCGGCGACTCCGGAGCGGGTCGAGCGCCGCCCACTGA